One region of Priestia megaterium genomic DNA includes:
- a CDS encoding SH3 domain-containing protein translates to MNKKHVMYTAVSSVLLSSSLLLHSIDADAAESAKVTATSLNVRATPSTSGAIVGKVTKGNTVNIVDESKGWAKITYNGKEAWISSQYINKTQTNSTSTANSTSKSAVVNASSLNVRSSASTSASIVTNLSRGSKVTVVKESGSWSQIKTASGQTGWVASQYLQAGSGSSTPTSNSGSTTSKSAVVNASSLNVRSSASTSASVVTNLSRGSKVTVVKESGSWSQIKTASGQTGWVASQYLQAGSGSSTPTSNSGSTTSKSAVVNASSLNVRSSASTSASVVTNLSRGSKVTVVKESGSWSQIKTASGQTGWVASQYLQAGSGSSTPTSNSGSTTSKSAVVNASSLNVRSSASTSASVVTNLSRGSKVTVVKESGSWSQIKTASGQTGWVASQYLQAGSGSSTPTSNSGSTTSKSAVVNASSLNVRSSASTSASVVTNLSRGSKVTVVKESGSWSQIKTASGQTGWVASQYLQAGSGSSTPTSNSGSTTSKSAVVNASSLNVRSSASTSASVVTNLSRGSKVTVVKESGSWSQIKTASGQTGWVASQYLQADSGQSSQTAQSIQITKASNLRSQPSLSAGIIRVAKAGERFKKVGETNDWVQIQYSASQTAWVSKGLTAAAGSTTSASLPSPSAALKDKIIVVDAGHGGYDPGTSGKSSIEKNLALTTAKLVASRLANAGANVFMTRSNDTFISLSGRVNVSEAKHADAFISVHYNASTSSSANGIASFYYSEAKDKELAKYIQESMAENAPSMKDMGVRFGDYYVTRENNQRAVLLELGFLSNAHDEQIVSSNAYQQQISTGIYQGIARYFAANK, encoded by the coding sequence ATGAATAAAAAACATGTCATGTACACAGCCGTTTCTTCTGTTCTTTTAAGCTCTTCATTGCTTTTGCATTCGATTGACGCAGATGCAGCTGAATCGGCCAAAGTAACTGCTACATCGTTAAATGTACGTGCAACGCCTAGTACAAGCGGCGCTATCGTTGGAAAAGTAACGAAGGGAAACACCGTTAATATAGTAGATGAAAGCAAGGGATGGGCTAAAATTACGTATAACGGTAAAGAAGCTTGGATTTCATCTCAATACATAAACAAAACACAAACAAACAGTACGTCTACGGCAAATTCGACATCCAAGTCAGCCGTTGTTAACGCCAGTTCATTAAATGTTCGCTCTTCTGCGAGCACAAGCGCGTCTATCGTGACGAACTTATCCCGAGGTTCCAAAGTAACGGTGGTAAAAGAAAGCGGATCCTGGTCACAGATTAAAACAGCATCAGGTCAAACGGGCTGGGTAGCGAGTCAGTACCTACAAGCAGGCTCCGGTTCTTCTACACCGACTAGTAACTCGGGTTCTACAACATCCAAGTCAGCTGTTGTTAACGCTAGCTCATTAAACGTTCGCTCTTCTGCGAGCACAAGCGCATCGGTCGTGACGAACTTATCCCGGGGTTCCAAAGTAACGGTGGTAAAAGAAAGCGGATCCTGGTCACAGATTAAAACAGCATCAGGTCAAACGGGCTGGGTAGCGAGTCAGTACCTACAAGCAGGCTCCGGTTCTTCTACACCGACTAGTAACTCGGGTTCTACAACATCCAAGTCAGCTGTTGTTAACGCTAGCTCATTAAACGTTCGCTCTTCTGCGAGCACAAGCGCATCGGTCGTGACGAACTTATCCCGGGGTTCCAAAGTAACGGTGGTAAAAGAAAGCGGATCCTGGTCACAGATTAAAACAGCATCAGGTCAAACGGGCTGGGTAGCGAGTCAGTACCTACAAGCAGGCTCCGGTTCTTCTACACCGACTAGTAACTCGGGTTCTACAACATCCAAGTCAGCTGTTGTTAACGCTAGCTCATTAAACGTTCGCTCTTCTGCGAGCACAAGCGCATCGGTCGTGACGAACTTATCCCGGGGTTCCAAAGTAACGGTGGTAAAAGAAAGCGGATCCTGGTCACAGATTAAAACAGCATCAGGTCAAACGGGCTGGGTAGCGAGTCAGTACCTACAAGCAGGCTCCGGTTCTTCTACACCGACTAGTAACTCGGGTTCTACAACATCCAAGTCAGCTGTTGTTAACGCTAGCTCATTAAACGTTCGCTCTTCTGCGAGCACAAGCGCATCGGTCGTGACGAACTTATCCCGGGGTTCCAAAGTAACGGTGGTAAAAGAAAGCGGATCCTGGTCACAGATTAAAACAGCATCAGGTCAAACGGGCTGGGTAGCGAGTCAGTACCTACAAGCAGGCTCCGGTTCTTCTACACCGACTAGTAACTCGGGTTCTACAACATCCAAGTCAGCTGTTGTTAACGCTAGCTCATTAAACGTTCGCTCTTCTGCGAGCACAAGCGCATCGGTCGTGACGAACTTATCCCGGGGTTCCAAAGTAACGGTGGTAAAAGAAAGCGGATCCTGGTCACAGATTAAAACAGCATCAGGTCAAACGGGCTGGGTAGCAAGTCAGTATTTACAAGCTGATTCCGGACAGTCTTCACAAACAGCCCAGTCGATTCAAATTACAAAAGCTTCAAATTTACGCAGTCAGCCGAGCTTAAGCGCGGGCATTATCCGTGTAGCAAAAGCAGGCGAACGATTCAAAAAAGTAGGCGAAACGAATGACTGGGTGCAAATTCAGTACTCTGCAAGTCAAACAGCATGGGTGTCAAAAGGGTTAACAGCTGCGGCTGGTTCTACAACTTCAGCTAGTTTGCCTTCCCCATCTGCTGCTTTAAAAGATAAAATTATTGTGGTAGACGCTGGGCACGGCGGATATGACCCTGGCACTTCAGGCAAGTCATCGATTGAGAAAAACCTAGCGTTAACAACCGCAAAACTTGTGGCAAGCCGCTTAGCTAATGCCGGAGCAAATGTATTTATGACGCGTTCAAACGATACTTTTATTTCACTGAGCGGACGTGTGAACGTTAGTGAAGCAAAGCATGCAGATGCATTTATCAGCGTTCACTATAACGCTTCTACTTCATCTTCTGCAAACGGCATCGCATCATTTTATTACAGTGAAGCTAAAGATAAAGAATTAGCAAAATACATTCAAGAAAGCATGGCTGAAAATGCGCCTTCTATGAAGGATATGGGGGTTCGTTTTGGAGATTATTATGTTACTCGAGAAAACAACCAGCGTGCTGTACTTCTTGAATTAGGCTTTTTATCAAATGCTCACGATGAGCAAATTGTTTCTTCTAATGCGTATCAGCAGCAAATATCTACAGGTATTTATCAAGGAATTGCTCGATACTTTGCAGCTAATAAATAA
- the rpsN gene encoding 30S ribosomal protein S14: MAKKSKVVKEQKRQEIVAKYAQLRQELKEKGDYEALKKLPRDSSPTRLNNRCRVTGRPRGYLRKFEMSRIAFRELAYKGQIPGVKKASW, from the coding sequence TTGGCTAAAAAATCAAAAGTTGTAAAAGAACAAAAGCGCCAAGAGATAGTAGCGAAATATGCGCAATTGCGCCAAGAGTTGAAGGAAAAAGGAGATTACGAAGCGTTAAAAAAATTGCCTAGAGATTCTTCACCAACGCGCTTAAATAATCGCTGCCGCGTTACCGGTCGCCCTCGAGGCTATCTTAGAAAATTTGAAATGTCACGCATTGCTTTTAGGGAATTGGCCTACAAAGGACAAATCCCAGGTGTTAAAAAAGCAAGCTGGTAG
- a CDS encoding AbrB/MazE/SpoVT family DNA-binding domain-containing protein: MKSTGIVRKVDDLGRIVIPKELRRVLEIDVKDPVEIFVETDRIILKKYEPNGACAITGEVSSDNVTIADGKLTLSREGMELLLEELKQRNF, from the coding sequence ATGAAATCGACTGGTATTGTAAGAAAAGTAGATGATTTAGGTCGTATCGTAATTCCTAAAGAGTTAAGACGTGTTCTTGAAATAGATGTAAAAGATCCTGTTGAAATTTTTGTCGAAACAGATCGAATTATTTTAAAGAAATATGAGCCGAACGGTGCTTGTGCGATTACTGGTGAAGTATCTTCTGACAACGTAACAATCGCAGATGGCAAATTAACTTTAAGCCGCGAAGGTATGGAGTTATTACTTGAAGAGTTAAAACAACGTAATTTCTAA
- a CDS encoding DinB family protein has translation MTVEQMTHHFLAHRNVTNELINKIEAGHYEYKPAPTSMSAFDLSTHILTSFYAFASVVKSGDLSPLGQKADFGGKSLSDLAAEYTNKTVDVLRSLSEDDLNKTIDATAAFGRKLPGRQLLQMAIDHEIHHKGNLYVYVREMGHTDLPLFVQFG, from the coding sequence ATGACAGTTGAACAAATGACTCATCACTTTTTAGCACATCGAAACGTAACTAATGAATTAATCAACAAAATTGAAGCAGGTCACTACGAATACAAGCCTGCCCCGACATCTATGTCAGCTTTTGACTTATCTACGCATATTTTAACATCCTTTTATGCATTTGCATCAGTGGTAAAATCCGGTGATTTATCTCCACTTGGTCAAAAAGCTGATTTTGGCGGTAAGTCATTATCGGACCTTGCAGCTGAATATACGAACAAAACAGTAGACGTATTACGCTCACTTAGCGAAGATGACTTAAACAAGACCATTGACGCAACTGCAGCGTTTGGAAGAAAGCTTCCTGGAAGACAGCTTTTACAAATGGCCATTGACCATGAAATTCATCATAAAGGAAATTTATACGTCTACGTACGTGAGATGGGTCATACAGATCTTCCTCTATTTGTTCAGTTCGGTTAA
- a CDS encoding class I SAM-dependent methyltransferase translates to MSQTVNQQKIAQVYHLPFVSSFGGSAMNLLSPQAGEHILDIGCGTGEFISQLNKLHVRATGIDCSENMIEQARHQYPTLSFEQLNALNLPYYEQFDAVFSNATLHDIRPPHLVIKNIYNALKPNGRFVAEFWGKGNMDEIFTEIIRQFKTFDIPYNDVDFPWYFPSVAEYSSLLESQNFQVTTAIHYSRPLLLKGENGLRNWLETNAAPLFAHVTTETKNVLITRLENRMQDKLFQNGSWLAEAKHIRVHAVKRD, encoded by the coding sequence ATGAGTCAAACTGTTAATCAACAAAAAATTGCTCAAGTGTATCATCTTCCGTTTGTTTCTTCATTTGGAGGAAGTGCTATGAACCTTCTTTCTCCTCAAGCTGGCGAACATATTTTAGATATTGGCTGTGGCACTGGCGAATTTATTTCGCAGCTCAATAAGCTTCATGTCCGTGCAACGGGTATCGATTGCTCTGAAAATATGATTGAACAGGCTCGTCATCAGTACCCGACTCTATCCTTTGAACAGTTAAACGCCCTTAACCTTCCTTATTACGAACAATTTGACGCAGTTTTTTCCAATGCAACTTTACACGATATCCGTCCCCCTCACCTTGTCATTAAAAACATTTACAATGCTTTAAAACCAAATGGCCGATTTGTAGCAGAATTTTGGGGAAAAGGAAACATGGACGAAATTTTCACAGAAATCATTCGTCAATTTAAAACGTTTGATATCCCTTATAACGATGTAGATTTCCCATGGTACTTCCCTTCTGTAGCTGAATATTCTTCTCTTTTGGAATCACAGAATTTTCAAGTCACCACGGCCATACACTACAGCCGGCCCCTCTTGTTAAAAGGGGAAAACGGCTTGCGTAATTGGCTCGAAACAAATGCAGCCCCTCTTTTTGCTCACGTGACGACAGAAACTAAAAATGTCCTCATTACGCGCTTAGAAAATCGAATGCAAGACAAACTATTTCAAAACGGATCTTGGCTAGCAGAAGCTAAACATATACGTGTACATGCTGTAAAACGAGATTAA
- a CDS encoding FHA domain-containing protein, with translation MNGMLIIRNGAPFDEGASVPIPKDKACIIGRSSEEWEPYLAFQSAYISRKHFEVTYESNAFFITDLFSKHGTKVNGEELQPGTPRFLKEQDVITLANEEAALVFRNDDMDATLDLGPLLKQINKPFYTLDPILQKVKVKEETYILSDKEYACLAYLLEYNNQFVSKEALKKSVWPERVESNGEILVAAEELNALIYRVRKKIGTYLEIEVIRGKGYWLHFNENGRE, from the coding sequence ATGAACGGTATGTTGATTATTCGGAACGGTGCTCCTTTTGATGAAGGAGCTTCCGTGCCTATTCCAAAAGATAAAGCTTGTATTATCGGACGAAGCAGTGAAGAATGGGAGCCTTATCTGGCCTTTCAAAGTGCTTACATTTCACGCAAGCATTTTGAAGTAACGTACGAAAGCAACGCATTCTTCATTACAGACTTGTTTAGTAAACACGGGACAAAAGTAAACGGAGAAGAGTTACAGCCTGGAACCCCTCGTTTCTTGAAAGAGCAGGATGTCATTACCTTAGCAAATGAGGAGGCAGCTTTAGTATTTAGAAATGATGATATGGATGCAACCCTCGATTTAGGACCTTTGCTAAAACAAATAAATAAGCCATTTTACACATTAGATCCAATTTTGCAGAAAGTAAAAGTAAAAGAGGAAACGTATATTCTGTCAGATAAAGAATACGCGTGCTTAGCTTACCTTCTAGAATATAACAATCAATTTGTTTCAAAAGAAGCATTAAAAAAAAGCGTTTGGCCTGAACGAGTAGAGTCAAATGGAGAAATTCTGGTAGCAGCGGAAGAGCTGAATGCGCTGATTTACCGGGTTCGCAAAAAAATAGGAACATATTTAGAAATCGAAGTGATTCGAGGAAAAGGATATTGGCTGCACTTTAACGAAAATGGACGTGAATAG
- the cobT gene encoding nicotinate-nucleotide--dimethylbenzimidazole phosphoribosyltransferase: MINVYIPPLQTSAGEKAARYIDTLTKPIGSLGRLEEIAVELAAMTGETFPTVTPPGVLVFAGDHGIVKEGVSAYPQDVTAQMALNFLQGGAAINVFSGQIDAQFKLIDIGIASDLSHKDLVQRKVKLGTASFYKEDAMTRSEAELAVQVGYEEAEELIAQGIKCLIVGEMGIGNTTSSTAILAVLTGEKVSKLAGMGTGISDEQLRHKVKVIEEALQNRHINPQDPIDIISKIGGLEIAGMTGAMLAAAAHRIPILVDGFICTVAALLATEINTQARDYMFASHESVEQGHACAMKLLGKKPLLNLNLRLGEGSGAAVTFPLLHSASLMIANMATFQSAGVSEKE; the protein is encoded by the coding sequence ATGATAAACGTTTATATTCCACCGCTTCAAACAAGCGCTGGCGAAAAAGCGGCACGCTATATTGATACATTAACCAAACCGATAGGAAGCCTTGGAAGGCTCGAAGAAATAGCAGTTGAATTAGCGGCCATGACTGGGGAAACCTTTCCGACAGTCACGCCGCCAGGAGTCCTCGTTTTTGCAGGCGATCATGGAATTGTAAAAGAAGGAGTTTCAGCTTATCCTCAAGACGTAACGGCACAAATGGCGCTGAATTTTTTGCAGGGAGGAGCAGCTATTAACGTGTTTAGCGGGCAAATAGATGCCCAGTTCAAACTGATTGACATCGGCATTGCTTCTGACCTTTCCCACAAGGACCTTGTACAACGCAAAGTGAAGCTGGGCACAGCAAGTTTTTATAAAGAAGACGCGATGACGCGCAGTGAGGCAGAATTGGCTGTTCAAGTCGGATATGAAGAAGCTGAAGAGCTTATTGCCCAAGGAATTAAATGTTTGATTGTGGGAGAAATGGGCATCGGAAACACTACGTCAAGCACGGCTATTTTAGCTGTATTGACAGGAGAAAAAGTCTCTAAGCTTGCAGGAATGGGCACAGGGATTTCTGACGAACAACTGCGCCACAAAGTGAAGGTAATTGAAGAAGCGCTGCAAAACAGGCACATCAACCCTCAGGATCCGATTGATATTATTAGTAAAATAGGGGGGCTTGAAATTGCAGGGATGACAGGTGCTATGCTGGCGGCAGCTGCTCACCGTATTCCTATTTTAGTAGATGGTTTTATTTGTACAGTTGCAGCTCTTCTGGCGACAGAAATCAATACACAAGCAAGAGACTATATGTTTGCTAGTCACGAATCTGTTGAACAAGGTCATGCGTGTGCAATGAAGCTTCTTGGCAAGAAACCGCTTCTCAACCTCAATCTTCGGTTAGGTGAAGGAAGTGGAGCTGCTGTTACATTTCCGCTGCTGCACTCGGCTTCGCTGATGATTGCTAATATGGCTACGTTTCAATCTGCGGGAGTGTCTGAGAAAGAATAA
- a CDS encoding YitT family protein — protein MTTKQHKKEKAGRLIYRYIMMLIGASLAAVSIELFLVPNSVIDGGIIGISLILVYLTKLPFSLLIIIFNLPFLYSGYKQIGRSFCFSSMFAVVALSIVESQLHHVPAVTSEPLLATVFGGLLLGAGVGTVIRHGGALDGTEILGILLTKKIPFSVGEFVMFLNIFIFAWAGFVLGWEQAMYSILTYYIASKTIDAIIQGLDETKAAFIVSNHYEELSDAITHRLGRGVTKLYGKGGFEGTEKEVIYVVVTRLEITKLKTIISEIDPHAFTTIMDTQEAQGGKFKSAIH, from the coding sequence ATGACAACGAAACAGCACAAAAAGGAAAAGGCAGGTCGGCTCATTTATCGCTACATTATGATGTTAATTGGAGCTTCCTTGGCTGCCGTTTCTATCGAATTATTTTTAGTCCCAAATTCCGTCATTGACGGCGGTATTATCGGTATTTCTCTAATTTTAGTTTACTTAACAAAATTGCCGTTCAGTCTTCTTATCATCATCTTTAATCTCCCTTTTTTATATAGTGGATACAAACAAATTGGTCGTAGCTTCTGCTTTTCATCTATGTTTGCAGTTGTTGCTTTATCCATTGTAGAATCTCAATTGCACCATGTTCCAGCTGTAACATCTGAACCGCTTCTTGCTACTGTATTTGGCGGGCTGCTGTTAGGAGCAGGTGTAGGAACGGTCATTCGTCACGGTGGAGCATTAGACGGAACTGAGATTTTAGGTATTTTATTAACAAAAAAAATCCCGTTTTCTGTAGGCGAATTTGTGATGTTTTTAAATATCTTTATTTTCGCTTGGGCAGGGTTCGTGCTAGGTTGGGAACAAGCCATGTACTCGATCCTTACGTACTATATTGCTTCTAAAACAATCGATGCGATTATTCAAGGGCTTGATGAAACAAAAGCAGCTTTTATTGTTTCAAATCACTATGAAGAGCTATCAGACGCTATTACGCATCGTCTAGGCCGCGGCGTGACGAAACTGTATGGTAAAGGCGGATTTGAAGGTACAGAAAAAGAAGTCATATACGTAGTTGTGACGCGTTTAGAAATTACCAAGCTTAAAACTATTATTTCTGAAATTGATCCACATGCATTTACAACCATTATGGATACCCAGGAAGCGCAGGGCGGCAAATTCAAATCAGCCATTCACTAA
- a CDS encoding GNAT family N-acetyltransferase: protein MVVIRQAVETDRERLATLMQEYIVKFCEQPDPSRKALTLHIKRLLNNPSYGIQFVAELEGKLVGFATVYVSWSTHYFKETGVLKDLYVSPLNRGNKIGERLFKICLAYSQKYEFAGMTAECSSENKVAQNLYQKMNGKENEGVQYRFF from the coding sequence ATGGTTGTCATTCGACAGGCGGTTGAAACTGATCGAGAGCGACTGGCTACGTTAATGCAAGAATATATAGTGAAATTCTGCGAGCAGCCTGACCCTTCCCGGAAAGCTTTAACTTTACATATTAAGCGTCTATTGAATAATCCTTCCTACGGTATCCAGTTTGTTGCTGAATTGGAAGGGAAACTAGTAGGTTTTGCGACGGTGTACGTATCGTGGAGCACCCATTATTTTAAAGAAACAGGCGTCTTAAAAGATTTGTACGTATCTCCTTTAAACAGAGGAAATAAAATTGGTGAACGTTTGTTTAAGATTTGCCTTGCCTATTCTCAAAAGTATGAGTTTGCAGGAATGACCGCTGAGTGCAGCAGTGAAAATAAAGTTGCTCAAAACCTTTATCAAAAAATGAACGGTAAAGAAAATGAAGGGGTTCAATACCGTTTTTTTTAA
- a CDS encoding MFS transporter — protein sequence MKNRSVLFLWFGQSQANLADVLYIVALISILYAQNSSPVLLSCIPFTITAAKFLSSFTVPFLIDRYRAKRILVVSQLLKTSVLSMFFLWHMSLISMLCCVALIAFFDGWAAPVQSSMLPHLVDKEKLLKWNSMFNVTDQTIQIAAYPLGSFLIISWDATGLLWLSFSLFSLSLIFMQAIRMNVHSSKTKQKQGLKEGWKLIWHYPRLRVLLVMEVLEGMAAGVWASAIVYVFVKEILNKNEAWWGYINSSFFVGTVLGGFVLLKISVEQERSLYHIVILGSLFSGFFTLLFGVISVPFLSLLLSFTIGIALQISATCSYTLTQTAVPLEKLPKVLSATLSVSYVTFGLSVLLLGAVASLNVTAAFLTAGGLIVISGCVGLFLRNYALAN from the coding sequence GTGAAAAATCGTTCCGTACTTTTTTTATGGTTTGGTCAAAGCCAAGCTAATTTAGCAGATGTATTATATATTGTTGCGTTAATAAGCATTCTTTACGCTCAAAATAGTTCTCCTGTGCTGCTTTCATGCATTCCGTTTACCATTACGGCTGCTAAGTTTTTGAGCAGTTTTACGGTGCCTTTTCTTATAGATCGCTACAGAGCTAAGCGTATTCTTGTGGTGTCTCAGCTGTTAAAAACCAGTGTTTTGTCTATGTTTTTCTTGTGGCATATGTCGCTTATCAGCATGCTGTGCTGCGTGGCGCTTATTGCTTTTTTCGATGGGTGGGCAGCTCCGGTTCAAAGCTCTATGCTTCCTCATTTAGTAGATAAAGAGAAGCTGTTAAAATGGAACAGTATGTTTAATGTCACGGATCAAACGATTCAAATTGCAGCCTATCCGCTTGGAAGCTTTCTGATTATTAGCTGGGATGCTACCGGCCTTTTATGGCTGTCATTTTCGTTATTTAGTTTGTCACTCATATTCATGCAGGCCATTCGCATGAACGTTCATTCTTCTAAAACAAAGCAAAAACAAGGGTTAAAAGAGGGATGGAAGCTAATTTGGCATTATCCGCGCCTGCGGGTTTTATTAGTCATGGAGGTTTTAGAAGGGATGGCTGCCGGCGTTTGGGCATCAGCTATTGTCTACGTGTTTGTGAAAGAAATATTAAATAAAAATGAAGCTTGGTGGGGATATATTAACAGCAGTTTTTTTGTTGGAACGGTTCTTGGTGGTTTCGTTTTGCTGAAGATTTCAGTTGAGCAAGAGAGAAGTCTTTATCATATCGTAATACTAGGCAGTCTTTTTTCAGGTTTCTTTACATTATTGTTCGGAGTGATATCTGTGCCGTTTCTTTCCCTTTTACTTAGTTTTACTATTGGCATTGCCCTTCAAATAAGCGCTACGTGTTCTTACACGCTTACACAAACGGCCGTTCCTTTAGAAAAGCTTCCTAAGGTGCTTTCCGCTACGCTGAGCGTTTCATATGTGACGTTTGGGCTTTCGGTGCTGCTGCTTGGCGCTGTTGCTTCGCTAAATGTGACGGCGGCGTTTCTAACGGCAGGAGGACTGATTGTAATCAGCGGCTGCGTAGGTTTATTCTTACGAAATTATGCGCTTGCTAACTAA
- a CDS encoding YitT family protein codes for MVSICCGSLLIGLGLNGFIAPYHLLDGGLIGFGLIVYYVFGTPIGMSIFFLNVPVYLYAFFRHRQNFFYGSIGLFVSFFMTEWLSILEGTLELPLIFSSLLGGTLVGMGIGLMLRYGISSDGLDLIAIIVSKKWKINIGITIFILDSTIMIVGLHIIGFTAFCYSMLVITMSSIMIMLFTSPRWLSS; via the coding sequence GTGGTTTCGATTTGCTGTGGCAGCTTATTAATTGGACTAGGGCTAAACGGGTTTATTGCTCCGTATCACTTACTAGACGGTGGACTTATAGGATTTGGGCTTATCGTATATTATGTGTTTGGAACTCCTATCGGAATGTCCATTTTCTTTTTGAACGTACCTGTCTATTTATATGCTTTTTTTCGTCATCGCCAAAACTTTTTTTATGGAAGTATAGGTTTGTTTGTTTCTTTTTTTATGACAGAATGGCTGTCTATTCTCGAAGGCACGCTGGAGCTTCCTTTGATCTTTAGCTCATTGCTTGGAGGCACACTCGTAGGAATGGGAATAGGACTGATGCTTCGCTACGGCATCAGTTCGGACGGTCTGGATTTAATCGCTATTATTGTATCAAAAAAATGGAAAATCAATATAGGAATAACCATTTTTATCTTAGACAGTACGATTATGATAGTGGGCTTACATATTATCGGATTTACAGCTTTTTGCTACTCCATGCTTGTTATTACGATGAGCAGCATAATGATTATGCTCTTCACTTCTCCGCGATGGCTGTCTTCATAA
- a CDS encoding diacylglycerol/lipid kinase family protein, translating into MKAAVILNPNAGNKKLVNEIDFICDRLNTAFEAVTLYKTEQPGDGAELVRKLEGEADVIIGAGGDGTIYELINALAPLKQRPVFAILPGGTCNDFSRAIGMNQNPLKAVEQIIEKQTEAVDVGKHGEDYFLNFWGIGLVADVSENILEENKEKFGKLSYYMSVGRTLNQAEPFQLKMTSEKASYEGEAVMVLIGNGPFLGGTRAMLGNSSFQDGLLDVFVIKEMGIEPVMAWLQTTPDEEQLDPESNLMHFRTKEVHIETTPEKTVDCDGEKETTTPSTITVLHNHINMIVGNK; encoded by the coding sequence ATGAAGGCAGCAGTGATTTTGAATCCAAACGCAGGAAACAAAAAATTAGTAAATGAAATTGACTTTATATGTGATCGGTTAAACACAGCATTTGAGGCGGTTACTTTATATAAAACAGAGCAGCCTGGAGATGGTGCCGAGCTGGTAAGAAAATTGGAAGGCGAAGCGGATGTCATTATTGGAGCAGGAGGAGACGGGACGATTTATGAGTTGATCAACGCTCTTGCTCCGCTGAAGCAACGCCCTGTATTTGCTATTTTACCCGGAGGAACGTGCAACGACTTTTCGCGTGCAATCGGAATGAATCAAAATCCTTTAAAAGCAGTGGAGCAAATTATTGAAAAGCAGACGGAAGCAGTGGATGTTGGAAAACATGGCGAAGATTATTTTTTAAACTTTTGGGGAATCGGTCTCGTAGCTGATGTATCTGAAAATATTTTAGAAGAAAATAAAGAGAAATTTGGTAAGCTCTCTTACTACATGAGCGTAGGTAGAACGTTAAATCAAGCAGAGCCTTTTCAATTAAAAATGACGAGCGAAAAAGCTTCCTATGAAGGAGAAGCAGTTATGGTGTTAATTGGGAACGGTCCTTTTTTAGGAGGAACTCGCGCTATGCTAGGAAACAGCTCATTTCAAGACGGATTATTAGATGTATTCGTTATTAAAGAAATGGGAATCGAGCCGGTTATGGCATGGTTACAAACAACTCCTGATGAGGAACAGCTTGACCCTGAAAGCAACCTTATGCATTTTCGGACAAAAGAAGTCCATATTGAAACCACTCCTGAAAAAACGGTAGATTGTGATGGAGAAAAAGAAACGACAACACCTTCAACGATTACGGTTCTCCACAATCACATAAATATGATAGTAGGAAACAAATAA
- a CDS encoding DUF4306 domain-containing protein: MSIKCMTQLFASCFVFLLSSVATWYNGSSMLEGPLSASLTGGLTKSSAVHHYSHIDYLLYTIKFHPQFPIMMMVSGIYLIVLLSIIGFKKRYGLISSCCLCITALLCYSSYKLSHTPTEGEHAMITSSLAAASLCLAVGLFYLLKRFYSQKEYI; this comes from the coding sequence GTGTCAATAAAATGTATGACGCAGCTATTTGCAAGTTGTTTTGTTTTTTTACTTTCCTCAGTCGCTACTTGGTACAACGGCTCTTCGATGCTTGAAGGACCTTTATCAGCTAGTTTGACCGGAGGGCTAACAAAGTCCTCGGCGGTTCATCACTATTCTCACATCGATTATTTGTTATATACAATTAAATTCCACCCTCAGTTTCCAATTATGATGATGGTGAGCGGGATTTATTTGATTGTATTACTATCTATTATTGGGTTCAAAAAGCGGTATGGATTGATTAGCTCCTGCTGTTTATGTATCACAGCTCTCTTATGCTACAGCAGCTATAAACTTTCACATACCCCGACCGAAGGTGAACACGCCATGATTACCTCTAGCTTAGCTGCAGCAAGTTTATGCTTAGCAGTCGGATTATTCTATTTATTAAAGCGATTTTATTCTCAAAAAGAATATATTTAA